Part of the Fibrobacter sp. genome, TGCGGACCGCCTCCCGTTTAAAGGAAGCATCATATTTCTTTCTTGTTTTCTTGGACATGAACACACCCTCCATGAATAAAAATATTTTGGTAATAGGTGTGTCCACCAATTCGGGTACAATTCAGTCGCCATGAGGTAATCTGCAGAGGTAATAAAGTAGAACTGACCCATATGGAATTTCAGGTATTACAACTTTTAGCCAGCCATCCGGGCTGGGTTTTTACTCGCAACAGAATTATTGATAGTGTGAGAAATGATAATTACCCGGTAACCGACAGATCAGTTGATGTAGTGATAGTTGGGTTACGCCGTAAACTGGGAGATACGGGATCACTAATTGAAACTGTTCGCGGTGTGGGATATCGATTCGCTGAAACTGAGTAAGTACTGTGTTTGAAGGGTGATTGATGAAAATCACTAAAATGACTTGGCAGCTTTTTATTGTGTGTCTGGGAATTACTTTGTTTTCACTTGTAACAGTTACAATCTATGCTTCTGAGGTTTATAAAAAATTTTACTATAGAAACCTTACAAAGGAATCTGTTATAAAGAGTTCTTTAATAAAGTCTCTTTTAATTCCAGTGTTGTCAAGTCAAGATTCAAAAGATCAGGTTGATTCATTAAGTAAGGTAATTGGAGAATCCATTCAAGCCAGAATAACTGTCATAAATAAATATGGAATTGTATTGGGAGATACAGAAAAAGATCCACGCGATATGGAAAACCATGCTCATCGACCTGAGTTCTCTCGAGCTTTGAAAGGCGAGATTGGGGTAGAGGAACGCTTTAGCACAACGCTTGGTTTTTCCATGCTCTATATAGCAGTCCCTATAATAGAAAATGGCCAGGTAAAAGGGGCTTTGCGTCTTGCCGAATCATTAAAGGATATAATTAGTCATACTCGACTTTTTTACATGCATATGGTAATTGCATCCGGGTTTGCGCTTATTCTTATCGGTATTGCTAGCCTTTCTATAGCACGGGCGTTGAGCAAACCTATCAGAGAGATGAAAACCGGCGCAGAAAGAATTGCTAATGGAGATCTAGATTTTAAATTACGAATTCCCGATGGTGAGGAAACACGTGGTTTAGCATTGGCTCTCAATGCCATGGCCAAATCATTGGGCGACCGAATAAAAACGATTACCAGTCAAAGAAATGAATTGGACGCTATCTTAACTGGGATGTCTGAAGGTGTTCTGGCAATAGATACAAATGAACGAATAATCACCATTAATCCGGCTGCTGCAGAATTTCTGGGAATATCGGTTGAGAATGCGGAAGGAATGTGGATTCATGATATCGTTCGCAATAGTGCTCTACAACATTTTTTGCAAGAGACCTTAACAAGTGAATTAATGATTGAAACCAGTTTCATTCTTCCCAGTCCATCTGGTGAACGTCATATTCATGCTAGAGGAAAAAATTTAAATCAATTTAAATCAAATGCAGACCGGGCTATACTTGTTCTACATGATATAACCAGATTAAAAAAACTGGAAATCATGAGAAAAGAGTTTGTTGCAAATGTATCTCATGAGTTGCGTACACCACTGACTTCGGTGAAAGGATTTGTTGAATCTATCCGTCATGGAGGGTATGATTTGCCTGAAGATGTTTCTAAGTTTTTGGGAATTATTTCTGCCAAAACTGATCGGCTTTGTTCTATGGTCGATGATATACTCTCACTTTCCGCTATTGAGCGGGAATATGAACAACGGGATGTTCATATTGCGCCAACCAGGATAAAAACCGTTCTTGATGATGCAATTAATACATGCTTGGCAAAAGCGGAACTCAAAAGTATAGCAATAAAAACTACCTGCGATGAGACGATTGAGGTAAAAACCAATGCAGATCTACTTGAGCAAGCCCTTTTAAATTTAATTGATAATGCAATAAAATATAGTCCCGAGGGAAAAGCAGTTTTAGTAAATGCAGAGAAAAAAGATGGTAGAGTTCAAATATCTGTAAGTGATGAGGGAATAGGGATCCCTTCAGAACACCTTCATAGAGTCTTTGAGCGATTCTATCGTGTAGATAAAGCAAGGAGCCGAAAAGTAGGGGGGACCGGACTTGGATTAGCTATTGTGAAAAATATCTGCTTATTAATTAATGCAAAAGTCACAGTTGAAAGTTTAGTCGGAAAAGGAAGCACCTTCCGGATAGAACTAAGTAGTACCTAAATCGGATGATATATTGACATAAAAAAAACACCTTTTGATGCGTTTAATACCGTAAATTATAGTGACGAAACTTACAACAACTGAAATTAAACAAACACTCAAAAGGTGATAAGATGAAGATAGATTCTGACAGAAATGAAAACGGTGAATGTGCCCGCCAATTTATGGCATTATCCCCGTACCCATTTGCCCAGATAAGAATTGGATGTAAATACCCGCTTGTTGCAAGATTCTTTGGACGATACATGTTGAAACGCTGCTGATTGTTCCCGTAGACCGGGTCTGGAACAACTCCCGCCAGGGGCCCCACATCCTTGTCGGCTTCGACCTCGAACGGACCCGCTGCAGCGGGATTTGCCGTAGGCCACGGCTTAGATGGTGTGGGAATTGAATCGAGAGTGATATTTTGTTGCGGATTAATCAGCTCTGTAATCTCAGGTCTTTTCCTTGAAACCTGTTGCCGTGACCTTAATGGTATCAATAACATCCGCCGCTTTCAGACTTACGTTTCTTGAAATTGTCTTTTTACCATCAAGAGGAGCCGATGCGTAATGCTCTCCAAATGTCATGTAACGAAACGATGTTTCTGTGTTGCCGATTGCGGCCCTGACAACAAGAACTTTTACGGATTGAAAACTTGTTGAGATATCGAACCGGTATGTTCCTGCAGCCGCGTTCCTGTTTACTTCCTTCATAAGAAGGTTTCCCTTCAAAAATGGCAGAATAAATTAAAAGTCATCCATGCTACAAGCCTGATGGCAGTGTTTTTGATGTCCAATATTTAACTACGGGGGGAAAGCAGAGCATGTGGCCTTTTTGCCCAAGAGAGGATAAGGGAAAACCAAACGGACTTTTTGCGGAAATTTACCGGTTCGATAAAAATTCCAGGTCGTTTATTATCGAAATTGCCCTGGACCGCTATGAGGATATTTTCAGTGAGTGGGATCCTGCCCCCTTTAAACTGCGCGACATAGATCCGGATCTGGAGCTTTATCTTGAAGGAAGCTCTGATGACATCCCATTCAAATACCCCGTTGCACTGAGTTTCACTATCCCAAAGGGAAGCAGAAATGAAAACATAGAGGAACAGGCTCGAAACGGGTTGAAAAACGGATTCACCTTTAAACGCTATTTTCTGCGTAATGAGATAAAATCCAAAAATAAACAGACAATAATCTTTAGTATCATTGGTTTTGCATTTCTCTGGGTAGCCACCATTTTCCCTGAAAAACTCCGGGAATCTCCATTTCCATCGATTATCGTAGAGGGGCTCTTTATCGGGGGGTGGGTCTTTCTATGGGAGGCAATCACCCTGATAATCTTCACCACTCGCGGCCTTCTACACCGCAACCGGATCTATAAACGCCTGCTTTCCTCTCCGATCCAATTCAGAGAAAAGATTGAATAACAGAAACACTTCACCGGATAAAAATACCCGACAACCCATTGTTACGACAAGAAATGTCACGAAAATCAAATAATTTAGTGCTTATCGGGCATGTATTACTATATTTATTGATGTTTTTTAACTTTCAGAATAGCACCCATGAATAACAACCTTTATCAGTTACTCCCGGAAAATTTGCACTCAGACTGATTTCCGGTGTAGAACATTTTGTCAAAGGTCCTCTTTCTGAAGAGGAGAAATCTCTTCTCGAGAGTTTCAGGAAAGAGGCTCAAAATGTAAAAAGCAGGAAAGATCTGATCCGGTTTGAACAGGAAATGACTTTACAATTCAGATGTAAACCGTCTTTAGGATCTGCCCTTGAAAAGTGGTTAAAAAGAGAGAATAGAGTATGCAAAGCTGTTGAAAAAGCATTGGATGAAGTTTCTGAAAGCCTTGATGGTCTAGCAACACGAATTAAGCAGATCAGATGACATGAATCGATCTTTACAAAACAAAAAAGCCCCGGATCAAAAAACCCGAGGCTCTCTATCTGCAAATGCCGCCTCGCAGAATCGAACTGCGGACACAGGGATTTTCAGTCCCTTGCTCTACCGACTGAGCTAAAGCGGCACTAATCTCAAAATGACATCAAAAAATAGTTGTTTCTCCCCACAGCATCAAGCACCTTTTATTCTTTTTATAAATTCAAGCTCGATCTTAAAACAATCCTTATCCTTGAAATACTCTCCAAAATCCACAACACCAAAAAAATCCTCCTCCCGGTCCTCCGGTGTCTTGCTCATTATACCCGCACCAATCATGTTATAAACAATATGCCCGAAATCATCACTTACCTTTATACCCCAATGATTTAATACATCGGGTGCCAGAAGACCGAACTGCTTATGAGCGAATTTCAGAAGACCAACAGAAAACTCCTGCCCGCTAACATGACGCTTCTCGCCTATGCTGGTCAGGTAAAAATCCAGCCCACTGAGAACAAATTCATAAGCATTAATCGGATAACGCGGATCCCTCTCCATTATCTCTTTCCTGATCCTGTCAAGAATCTGTGGCGCCGCCATCTCCCCTGCTTTCTGACACCCGATTCACCAGATTTACCTCTGGCTCCTCTGATACCGGTGTCTCAACATCCAATATGTGTAAGCCAAGCCTGCCTGGAAAACGTAGATTCAACATCACAGAAAAAGACTGCTTCAGCCCTTTAAACTCCTCCAGACGCGCAGTCTCAACACTGCTGTTCGAGGGCATGATTATCGTGGATGGGTTGACAAAAGAACCGTGCCTCTTCATGCGGTAATCAAGATGCGGACCAGTGGAAAGGCCCGTCGATCCCACCGTACCAATCATCTCTCCCTGCCTGACCCGATTCCCGGTCCTGGCACTCGATGCTATCCTGTGAAGATGTCCGTAATATGTTTCATATACACCCCCATGAGACAGTATTACCATATTTCCATAATCGCCTTTTCGACCTGAAAAAACCACTCGCCCATCCGCAGCCGCATATACCGGTGTGCCTGTGGGAGCTGCGTAATCTATCCCAAGATGCGGACGATAGTACCCCAGGATAGGATGCTTCCTCTTATGAGTAAATCCCGAGGAGATCCGGGAATAACTGAGCGGCGCCTTTAAAAACTGCTTCTGTACCGATTTCCCGCTCCCATCATAATACCTCACCCGTCCATCACTGTCTCTCAAACCATATGCAAGAAATTCTTTCTGACCGCTCGAATAACGAGCCGCCAGTATATCCCCGTAACCGATAAACCGGCCTTCCGCAAACTTCTTCTCAAAGAGAATCTGAAAGGTGTCCCCTTTACGAGGATCAAGAAAAAAGTTGATATCCCAGGCAAATATGTCGGCAAACCTGGCCGTTATAGCATCACTGGCGCCCAATTGATATATCTGCTCAGATAGAGAGGTCTCAAGAACACCATTCAAAAGACAGATATGGGTCGATACTGCAAGTGAGCTCCTCTCTGCTCTTATGGATGAATCACTGCAGGTGACCTGATACCTGTACTTGGACCTGCTGAGGAGCTCCAGACTCTTCAATTCCCCAGTGGAATCTTTTCCTATTACAAGAGAATCCCCCGGATAAAGAGCCGGTAAACCCAGCGGCTTAAGTGAAAGGAAAACCTCGTTTGCCCCTCTGCCCGATATTTCAAACTGGTTCAGGATACCGTAAAAGGTATCCCCCGTTTTTACAACGTAAGGTAATTTACTGATACTCTGAGTAAGTGGCTTCTCAACCGGTTTCTCAAACTGACTGGTGTCTATCTGAGTAACAGTCGACTCAGGCACAGTTCCCTTACCCCCCCTGCCTTTGAACATCTTCCAGCAGAGAGCGACCAGGAACACAAAAAGGAAAAACCGGATAAGCGGAATTTTCCGCTTCCGGTTATACTTTCTACTAACCTGCATTTCTGATTGCCGCTTTTATCAGGGCAGTCGAACCATCTGTGACGGGTTCTTACCAGCCTTCAGGGTAACCGATTTAGTCATCTCTTTGGCACCCTTGACAAACCTTAGAGTGTGTGTGCCCGCAGGAAGTGAAATCTCGGCAACATTGGTCTTGCCTACCAGTTTCCCATCGAGATACACATCAGCCACTGGAGGTATTGATGCAATAAAGATCGATGCGTTTCCACCACCTCCGGATGGTGCTGCGGCGGCGGCAGGTACCGGTGTTTTTGGCGGCGCTGCCGGCTCCGGATCCGGCAAACTGAAATCATCCTCTTCCGGTGCAGGAGGTGGCGGAGGTGGAGGTGCCACTTTCTTCGGCTCAGCCTTGACAACCGGTGCAGGAGGTGGAGGTACTGATGCCTCTTTTTTCAGAGTAAAAGATTCTTTTACTGATCCGCCTGTAAACTCTATTGTTTTTGTAGATTCCAGGTAACCGGCTTTAGATAAGCTGATATTAATCTGCCCGAAAACCGGCTTTGTCCAGGTAAATGGTGTAGTTCCAAGCGACTGCCCGTTGATTTTCACCGAGGCGCCTGTAGGATTGGAAGTGATTGCAATCTGATTTACAGTAGGCGTTGATGCCGCGGGCTTTGGTGCAGCCGGAGCTGGACGAGGTCTGGATTTGGCAACCGCTCTACGCGGAGCAGGTTTTTTTTCCTCTGCAGGCGGTGCCTTTACCGGCTCAGGTGCTGGTGGTTCTTCGGACTTCTTCTCCTCTGCAACAGACTCGGATGGCGGAGTCACTTCGGAAACCGCAGGTGCAGGAGGAGGAGTAACCGGTGCCACTTTTTCAGGCGCGGTTACCGGAGTCTGTGGTTTCTTGCTCAGTTTTGAATATCCAAAAAAGACCCCTGCTCCACCAATAGCTAACACTAAAACTACAAGTATCAGCATTGGTAGTGGAGATTTTTTCTTATTTTCATCATCAAAATCATCACTGGTATCAAAATCTTCTTCTATTACCTTCCTGGGCTTTTTCTTTGATGGAATCTCAAATTCATCAAAATCCTTTTCATCGGAAATGAAAGGCTCCGGTTTTGGCTGCACTGGTTTGGAAGGAGGCACTGGAGCAGTTGCAAACCGCTGTGTTTCCGGCCGCATTGTAGAGAAATCGGGTTCCCTGGAAGGTTCCGGCGGGGTAAAAGAACGCTGTGGCGATTTTTGCGCTGGTTCGAAAACCGGTGATTGAGGCTTGGGAGGCACAGGCGGCTTCTGCGGAGGAGGCGCAAACTGATGGCTCTGAAACTGAGGCGGCGCCCCAAAGCCGGTCTGAGGTTTTGGCGGAGCAAACTGCGGCATCGATGGCCTTGCGAATTTCTCCTGAGGCGGAGCCATGAACTGCGATTCCTGGGCAGGCTCCTCCTGTGATGGAGGTGCAGGTCTGAATGCCTGCGGCTTCTGCACAGCCTCTTCCTGATGCGAGGTTTCCTGGGCACCAAAAACAGATCCGATCTCAGATCTCAGCTGATCGAATTCCGATTCGGGAACTGCTTCAGCAATATTCTGAATGTCTCCCACCTTGATGCTGGAGGTCTGAAGGATTATGTCCTCAGAAGTCTTCATCAGTTCTGTCTCAGTCTCGAAAATGCGCAGTATATTATGAATACCGGCACGCTTAAGTATCTGCAGGACCTCGGGTTGTGGACTCAGAAGCGACAGCCGCCCACTGACATCAAGGATCCTCCTGTTCAATGCCATTAACGCATTAATCGTGTCGGAATAGATGTAATCCAGTGGAGAGAGGTCCAGTGCGAAGTTCCGCTTTCCCGATGCGATGTAGCTGTTGACAGCATCTTTGAGGAGATTCGAGTCGAATACCTCTGCTTCATCAATCTCGGGCTGAATGATATCAAAAAGCCCCAGGGTTTTTAGACGGAAGTTAATAATAACCTCCTTTGTAAGTGTTTTCTCGTTTAAGTTTGCTCAACTACGCCAGGCAGGATTCGAACCTGCGGCCTTCGGCTCCGGAGGCCGACGCTCTATCCAACTGAGCTACTGGCGCCCATTCGATATCAAATATAAAAACAAGCGTATATCGCTTTCAATACCAAAAACAGCGCTCTCGCTCGTGGAAATCCCCACCTGTTACTTTTTTACCAGAGGAAATTAAAATCTCAGGATGAGAATATCTCTGTAAAAAATCATGTCTGGTCTAAATGTAATATAACTATTAGCAAATTTTCATGCATATAAAATATAGTATTTAGATTTACTAAAAAAATTAA contains:
- a CDS encoding winged helix-turn-helix transcriptional regulator, encoding MCPPIRVQFSRHEVICRGNKVELTHMEFQVLQLLASHPGWVFTRNRIIDSVRNDNYPVTDRSVDVVIVGLRRKLGDTGSLIETVRGVGYRFAETE
- a CDS encoding cell wall metabolism sensor histidine kinase WalK, whose amino-acid sequence is MKITKMTWQLFIVCLGITLFSLVTVTIYASEVYKKFYYRNLTKESVIKSSLIKSLLIPVLSSQDSKDQVDSLSKVIGESIQARITVINKYGIVLGDTEKDPRDMENHAHRPEFSRALKGEIGVEERFSTTLGFSMLYIAVPIIENGQVKGALRLAESLKDIISHTRLFYMHMVIASGFALILIGIASLSIARALSKPIREMKTGAERIANGDLDFKLRIPDGEETRGLALALNAMAKSLGDRIKTITSQRNELDAILTGMSEGVLAIDTNERIITINPAAAEFLGISVENAEGMWIHDIVRNSALQHFLQETLTSELMIETSFILPSPSGERHIHARGKNLNQFKSNADRAILVLHDITRLKKLEIMRKEFVANVSHELRTPLTSVKGFVESIRHGGYDLPEDVSKFLGIISAKTDRLCSMVDDILSLSAIEREYEQRDVHIAPTRIKTVLDDAINTCLAKAELKSIAIKTTCDETIEVKTNADLLEQALLNLIDNAIKYSPEGKAVLVNAEKKDGRVQISVSDEGIGIPSEHLHRVFERFYRVDKARSRKVGGTGLGLAIVKNICLLINAKVTVESLVGKGSTFRIELSST
- a CDS encoding peptidoglycan DD-metalloendopeptidase family protein, with protein sequence MQVSRKYNRKRKIPLIRFFLFVFLVALCWKMFKGRGGKGTVPESTVTQIDTSQFEKPVEKPLTQSISKLPYVVKTGDTFYGILNQFEISGRGANEVFLSLKPLGLPALYPGDSLVIGKDSTGELKSLELLSRSKYRYQVTCSDSSIRAERSSLAVSTHICLLNGVLETSLSEQIYQLGASDAITARFADIFAWDINFFLDPRKGDTFQILFEKKFAEGRFIGYGDILAARYSSGQKEFLAYGLRDSDGRVRYYDGSGKSVQKQFLKAPLSYSRISSGFTHKRKHPILGYYRPHLGIDYAAPTGTPVYAAADGRVVFSGRKGDYGNMVILSHGGVYETYYGHLHRIASSARTGNRVRQGEMIGTVGSTGLSTGPHLDYRMKRHGSFVNPSTIIMPSNSSVETARLEEFKGLKQSFSVMLNLRFPGRLGLHILDVETPVSEEPEVNLVNRVSESRGDGGATDS
- a CDS encoding PEGA domain-containing protein encodes the protein MALNRRILDVSGRLSLLSPQPEVLQILKRAGIHNILRIFETETELMKTSEDIILQTSSIKVGDIQNIAEAVPESEFDQLRSEIGSVFGAQETSHQEEAVQKPQAFRPAPPSQEEPAQESQFMAPPQEKFARPSMPQFAPPKPQTGFGAPPQFQSHQFAPPPQKPPVPPKPQSPVFEPAQKSPQRSFTPPEPSREPDFSTMRPETQRFATAPVPPSKPVQPKPEPFISDEKDFDEFEIPSKKKPRKVIEEDFDTSDDFDDENKKKSPLPMLILVVLVLAIGGAGVFFGYSKLSKKPQTPVTAPEKVAPVTPPPAPAVSEVTPPSESVAEEKKSEEPPAPEPVKAPPAEEKKPAPRRAVAKSRPRPAPAAPKPAASTPTVNQIAITSNPTGASVKINGQSLGTTPFTWTKPVFGQINISLSKAGYLESTKTIEFTGGSVKESFTLKKEASVPPPPAPVVKAEPKKVAPPPPPPPAPEEDDFSLPDPEPAAPPKTPVPAAAAAPSGGGGNASIFIASIPPVADVYLDGKLVGKTNVAEISLPAGTHTLRFVKGAKEMTKSVTLKAGKNPSQMVRLP